The following proteins come from a genomic window of Mobula hypostoma chromosome 15, sMobHyp1.1, whole genome shotgun sequence:
- the LOC134357057 gene encoding transmembrane reductase CYB561D2 isoform X1: MMAEPSSEFWLYRLLRKAAGMAAHLLCLGFTIGIGVVSRPGTSLFSWHPFLMALAFSFIMTQAILLFSPESSLILSYSRKIKVRSHWVLQGLATVCAILGLTIISYNKYLNDKPHFTSWHGLIGLATVLYICLQTTGGVTLLYPKLMRKWSLAKLKLYHATSGLVGYLLGCTSLLLGMCSEWFSGTVASVSWYLAICCPVLLALVIMNQITNAYLRKKRIQP, encoded by the exons ATGATGGCGGAGCCGAGCTCGGAGTTCTGGCTTTACCGCCTACTGCGGAAAGCTGCCGGGATGGCTGCACACCTTCTGTGTCTGGGATTCACTATCGGGATCGGGGTGGTCAGTAGGCCGGGGACGA GTCTATTTTCGTGGCATCCATTCCTGATGGCTCTGGCT tTTTCCTTCATTATGACTCAAGCCATTCTGCTATTTTCTCCAGAGAGTTCCCTTATTTTGTCCTACTCGAGGAAAATTAAAGTCCGATCCCACTGGGTTTTGCAAGGGTTGGCCACTGTGTGTGCCATCTTGGGCTTGACCATTATCAGCTATAATAAATACCTGAATGACAAACCACATTTTACCAGCTGGCATGGTTTGATCGGGCTAGCAACTGTCCTATACATTTGCTTGCAGACTACTGGTGGGGTGACTCTGCTGTATCCCAAACTAATGAGGAAATGGTCTCTAGCCAAACTGAAATTGTATCATGCTACCTCTGGACTGGTTGGCTACCTATTAGGCTGTACCAGTCTGTTACTGGGCATGTGTTCGGAATGGTTCTCAGGGACAGTGGCTAGTGTTAGCTGGTATCTGGCCATTTGCTGCCCAGTTCTGTTGGCATTGGTCATCATGAACCAAATTACAAATGCCTATCTGAGGAAAAAGAGGATACAGCCTTGA
- the LOC134357057 gene encoding transmembrane reductase CYB561D2 isoform X2 translates to MALAFSFIMTQAILLFSPESSLILSYSRKIKVRSHWVLQGLATVCAILGLTIISYNKYLNDKPHFTSWHGLIGLATVLYICLQTTGGVTLLYPKLMRKWSLAKLKLYHATSGLVGYLLGCTSLLLGMCSEWFSGTVASVSWYLAICCPVLLALVIMNQITNAYLRKKRIQP, encoded by the exons ATGGCTCTGGCT tTTTCCTTCATTATGACTCAAGCCATTCTGCTATTTTCTCCAGAGAGTTCCCTTATTTTGTCCTACTCGAGGAAAATTAAAGTCCGATCCCACTGGGTTTTGCAAGGGTTGGCCACTGTGTGTGCCATCTTGGGCTTGACCATTATCAGCTATAATAAATACCTGAATGACAAACCACATTTTACCAGCTGGCATGGTTTGATCGGGCTAGCAACTGTCCTATACATTTGCTTGCAGACTACTGGTGGGGTGACTCTGCTGTATCCCAAACTAATGAGGAAATGGTCTCTAGCCAAACTGAAATTGTATCATGCTACCTCTGGACTGGTTGGCTACCTATTAGGCTGTACCAGTCTGTTACTGGGCATGTGTTCGGAATGGTTCTCAGGGACAGTGGCTAGTGTTAGCTGGTATCTGGCCATTTGCTGCCCAGTTCTGTTGGCATTGGTCATCATGAACCAAATTACAAATGCCTATCTGAGGAAAAAGAGGATACAGCCTTGA